From the Hordeum vulgare subsp. vulgare chromosome 1H, MorexV3_pseudomolecules_assembly, whole genome shotgun sequence genome, the window CTGAATGGATACTCTATTTAAAAGTAAATCTTTAGGTATTTCTTCCAGTTAACTTTTTCAATAAACAACTCACTCTTGGCACCTACATAAATATCAGAATTTACCAATCAACCATAACAGTTGAAAGCAAATTACAGAAGCAAACCTTTAGATTCTTCTGAGTATCTTTCCGAGCAAACAACTCTCTCCCCACTGGCACCTACACAAAATAAGTATTTACCTGCTGTCTTAGAACAACTTGAGAAATTCCTGATAGACCGTAGAAATAAACAACAAAAAAGGTTAAAAGGATCAGCTTCAATTGTGATGAAAAGGATTAAAAATCAAAGATCAACATAACAATGGTCATACAACCATATGTCGGAAGATGAGTAAAAACAAGTGCATAACTGATAGAGACCATATAATCTATTGGAGTGGATAGAGACCGTATAATCTATTGGAGTGGATATTTTTGCTAGTGGTAATTGTCAAAAGCAAACCAGCTGTTATACTTGGCATCCATTTCCAAATAGAAACTAGACAATCAACTCTAAGATGAACAGTAAACTGACAAGAAAATCAACAAATAAAAAATTCCACATTTTTTCCAAAGTAAATTGAGTTTGATTGGGGTTCCTGCATGTAGCCAACTGCCCTTATGTAGTGTCCTATAAAATGTAGGATGTTACCGAACACACAGTCACACTGTCACACACATAACAGAATTCACTATTTGTCCAGGACAAAGTGCAGCTGTAAAACAACAGAAACACTAGTAGATCCAATATCTAGATTTAGTGTCTTGTATCGGTAATCTATTGGTGGAAACAGTAGTAGAGATACATGCTGTAATAAGTTAACCTAAATATAACAAATGTAAATAAAATAAGGAAGCCGTATATGAAATATAATCATGCAAATAGAATGGTGAGCTAATCCACCATTTGTTCTCACAGATCTCTGCAGAAGCTCCATATGACACTAGATTGACTTTACTAGCCAATGTGGCAGCAGCCCCCACAGGTAATAAAGATAGGAGCATCATCACCTTCTAAAGTAGCTGTATTCATCTGAAAAGACATCTCCGATGCTGCGACTAATAATTTTGTGTCTTTATTATCTTCCAAATCTGGAATAACTCGAGGGACCTCTTCAAGAAGACGTTGTCTTTCGGATGGCGAGCGCAATAGCTGTCTCTTATCAATGTACTCATACTTCGTAAAATTTAGTTAAGGATATAACTGTACAAAGTCCACTTGCATGTCCTAAGATGGGTGTATCGTAATGAAGTATAAAGAGGAAACCTAGAACTATTTTTTTGATTAAAAAGATCATTAAATGAACAAAAGATCTTCATCTGACAAGGATATTCGCAGCGCCAACCTTTTTCATTGGCCAATTCAATTAATTTGTCCAGTCTCTTAAGTTCTTTATCGATCCACTGGAAAGGGGAAAGGGCAATTTGGTTAACATTTCTAACAGAATAAATAACTAATAGATAAACTAAAAATAGGAGAGTTCAGACTCTAGAATATGTCACTAAAATACTGTTTTGAATTTTAATACAAAAAAACAAAATGAGACTAATATAAAAGGATGATACATAACAAAAATGCAAAATGTACCAGAGAAATACATAAAGTTGGTATAATTTCCTAACAGACTTACATGAGTGACTATGTCTCTGTGTACACTTCTCGCTTTTTCCTCAAGTTCAGCCTGTAAAAACCAGCAGGTTCACGGAATCAAGTAAAAAAGAGACCCTGCAAATATCTGTAACATTTTCCAAAgccagaaaagaaggaaaagcAGGAAATAAATATGTCAAATAACTGGCATCCAAGACTCCAAGCAAATACTGAATACTTGAGTTCAGTCTCACTCTCTGATAAGGATATCACACAAATATTAAAAACAACATAGCTGTTCGGAAATCAACTTAtctgtattgaaggcccaaggggcatatatatattacacatgacttgaggtgcaaggaaagtaaacatagactaataaggactcctagactaatactaatagactaataaggactcctagactaatactaaaatacttcctaacaccccccctcaaatgcaaagcgtatgcaatagcattgcatttgaagaagtgtaatactaaaaaaacaatgataatccaaatccacttcttgagagtgtcgtcgtagcatgaagagtcttcaaaacttgtcgagtcgccgaaggagagaacgaagagatggcacatcagaggtagacaccgcatcactcgaagatacaagataagtatcaagagaagatgggttgtcaaaagaagattgcacatcaagaggaagacaccgaagagatggcacatcagaagacaccgcatcacttgaagatacaacataagtatcaagagaaggtgggttgtcaaaagaagatggcacatcaagagaagaAAGCATTgcgcagaaaatcatagtccacgacaaccgtcggcgaaagaagctcggcggttAAGGCACGaaggacgtagatcgacaatgcaaaagaagtccagaaaatcctatagaaaacaacaagggcaagtaggccacaaaagttgcatagaaaggatcaggaccaaaGAAAGGCTGACGAACTAAaatatggtggactcgcatggcatgagaaaacacaaaatatcaacggatttggtggacgcagcggaaaacaaagaaaactagaaaacacacactagattagggatgatggcagcggaagaaaaaataataatatcaTGGTGGCGAAGGCCAATTCCAACCAGAGTATGCGTGAGACGgtcctgactgtgtagaaggtggttgctcagtgcgggaagcctgaGTCACAAtaccagcagtacccgtcgaggaagaacctgaagcagcgagcagacgcttaagtctcaggatatcctgctcagtcaaagcaatggctgaagctgtcgaggtagatgacgaagtctctgtagatgatgattgcgcctgacgcaagtgtttcttcttcgtgtagcagtgggactcaatatgaccatcattgttgcagtagccacaatgtggacggggcgacctgagcctccagaaggagtgggcaagagtgGCAGAGCACTCGAGTGAGAAGCggtcggtgcagcaggtggagtagaagtagcccgagcagcgagcaccaagggaacctccagcaaaccagcaccacgtaagcgagtctcctcagcaggAATCTCAGAAAgtgcctccatgagagaaatacggccacgagcaaacaactgagcacgccggggctcaaactccttacggagccgagacaggaactcatagacgcgatgaaactccaagttggcctggacagcctggcaacaggggcaagtacgacaaccagcagtgcggagagaatcgagttggcgccagatagcagaactctgtgcatagaagtcatcaacagtagagtcaccctgctgaagagcatgctcttGACAAACCacggagaggtataaggcatcaccagagggcgcatagcgctgacgaaggcgagtccacatctcaaaggCAGTAGGAAGGCCTAaaaactcagaggcaaactgaggcagaacactagcagtgagaacagctgcagcacgagcatcatcatcaagccactgggtgtaagcaGACAGAGCACCGTGATACAcctgaagaacctcctcataagccaagaccttctcatcataagcactcacagcggcctcatcagcaagcttagccgcatcctttgtGACCTGAGGAGCATCCGCAGGAAGGGCCGGTGGGGTCGGCGGAGTAGGAGCCATGGGAGGAACCAGACATGGCAGACAacagacctcgccagaaagaaaaccccataggcggatgccacgcatgtgaatgcgcatgaagctaatgaactcggtgtagttagtaccatcaaagatcaccggacaacgaggaacaGCAACATAGCCGAATGCAGCAGACATTTTCTTTTTGGAATCAGAGATCAGAGAGAGGGCCGGCCCGATCTGACGATCGGGAGCAGAGCCGCCCCCTGCCTCGAGCGGGACCGGCGGGACGCAGTCGCGATCGGGAGCAGAGCCGCCCCCTGCCTCGAGCGGGACCGGCGGGAGCCGAGCAGGCGGGACCGGCGGGACGCAGTCACGATCGGGAGCAGAGCCGCCCCCTGCCTCGAGCGGGACCGGCGGGAGCCGAGCAGGCTGGACCGGCGGGACGCAGCAGACTGGGGCGGGCGGGCAAGAGAAAATCGGCAGCGGTTCCCATCCTGGAGCGACGAGGCAGGCGCTGCGCTGGATCCGTCCATCGAGCGGGAGAGCGACGAGGCAGACGCTGAGCCGGATCGATCTGTTGGCAGGACGCGAGCGGGAGCCTCCTAAGCCTCCTGGAGTGATCTGTAGCAGGACGCGAGCGGGAGCAGGCGCCGGAGCCAGTTCCAATTCGAGGTGGAGAAGCGACGAGGCAGGAACTCCTCCACGAGCGGGACGAGGGGAGCAGGGTGGGCTAGAGACACGGCTGCAGCACAAGCACGACGCGGGAGGAAGCGTCGGCGAGAGAGGCTGCAGCGAGAGCGTCAGGATGGAGGAAaaagcacgagttgcgcgtgcgaaaaaaaacctagggctctaataccatgttaggaaagcaacttatctgtattaaaggcccaaggggcatatatatattacacatgacttgaggtgcaaggaaagtaaacatagactaataaggactcctagactaatactaatagactaataaggactcctagactaatactaatacttcctaacaataGCAAGGTGCAACTGGCTAACTGTTACACCAGGTTTTATTTTGAGTTAAACATTTAACCCTCTTGTCATTAAATAAAGTTGTTGGCCCAGTTTCCCATAAAAACATAACTTGAAACTCTGATTCAAACATCCCAGGCTCTCTAGCACATCCGCAGATATCACAGGTTTCACACCCGAGCACTTCAAGCCTGGCAGGGCTTGTCGTCTATTTTCCAATGAAGAATGCACTTGTGACAAGGACAATTCAGATACAACACAAACTGAAGAATGCTGCTGGTCTGAAGTCAAGTATATCTATGGACATATGATGAGAAATCCAAAATAGTTACATGTCAGGCGCTGATATCAATATCACTATATTTAACTTCTCGAATTTCAATATGCTTCATTAGTTACATATTATGTGGACAGAGAATATAGCCAAGCATCGACAGTTATATGTTTTCTATAACTTCTGACTTTCTATGCATGTTGAAACAAAAATAATAGCAGTCTGCATTATACTATCAGGATAACTACATTTTGGGACACTAGAAATTGAAAAAGAGTAACTTACAACAGTGAGCCTTTTAGAGTTTTCTTTCTGGACGAACAGACGAAAATCTTCACATTCATCCTGTTATTATCAACAACAAAAAACCTGAACATGTGCATCCAATACAAGTTTAAGTGCTtacatgaagaaaataaaataatagcAGAACCTCTTCACATTCTTCCTGTTATTATGAACAACAAAAAACTTGAACGACATGAACATCCAATACAAGTTTAAGCGCAtacatgaagaaaataaaataacagCAGAAAGAACCTATAGATCATAAATTTGCTTTGATTAATATTTAATAGTCATCGCTGCCAATCTTCTCTCTCTATGAATTGCTTTAGTAATGTTGGAACATTAAGAAGTGTAATTCTCACAATAAAAAGCATTAGAAACTACCTCCCCCAAATCTTCTTCTGATAACATAGAAATTTTGACTTCAGACCAGCAGCTGGAAACGCACAAAAGCatatttgtagacatgtcctttacCTTGTATTCTTCTGAGGATTTCCTAATGCCTGTTGCATATCCCTCATCAGCAAATAATAACTAAATGTGATGTAGCCAAAAGATGCATAATAGAATGTTTATTCACATGTCCTGGGAGGAATGAAGTTTTTTTTTCCATGAGTTAAGCTCCTGTTAGTGTATGGATTGTAGAATTCATCATTATTTCTCATTTAATCACTGGAATACAGTAttaatttgaatagaactaaacaACATGCACATCAAACTGATCCAGTTCCCTATTAGGGGAAGAGCACTAAACCAGGCAAATGGGGCATAGAGTAGTCAAACAGCATATAGAATAGGGAACGTAAAAGGTTGAACATTACCAGTTACTTGTCCAAGCTGGTACAATGCTTTAGGCTTGTGGTAACTATAGTCTTTGGGGTCATTCTTTACTCTAACAAAACAGCCAATAACTTTATTTTCAAATGCCTCAGGCTGCTTTAGcagatccataactaaagatttcCTCAAATAGATCAACTTAATGTTGTCGCAAACAAGAGAAGCAAAGCATCTCTTGTTTCTTTCAGAGATCCCTTTCGAAGTAGTGAACTCAGAGGTCATGGTCCGAGTTCTCTTTTTCATACATGAATCACTGTTATCCTCAGAACTGGCAAATGTTTCATCCTCAGATGTGTCATTTGCAGCAATATGCCTCTCGAGCAAGCTATATATCTTGTTGTACTTAATATTTGATTTCCTAAACAATTGCTTGAGTCTCTCATCACATATGACATGCTTTTTCTTATCTTTCTGCAAAAGACCCTTCTGTCGAATGTACTCCTTGACAACTTCGGCAGCACCAAATTGATCTAGAGATTTGGATGTATCTTTGCCTAttgattcaaggaatccaattagCTCTTTTGAACCCCAGCCAACATACACATTCTTCTTTGATTTTGCTTGCTTCAGAAAGGGTTTCACTTTATTTGATGTTCCATTTAAATTAGATGGGCAAATTGgctcatcatcaccaccatcaatATTGCCCAAGAAATCATCATCTGAACTGTCCTTTACTTTAGGAGAATTCTCAGAATCTGACATGTGATTCGGGCCATCATTTAAACTACCATAAGCTTCTTGAAGGTTATCCAATGTCAAGCTCTCTTTCTTGTTAATTATCTCCCAGTACTCCTTAAACAAAAATTCAACAGTCGACCTGTCACTGAAATCAACCCTCTCCTAGAAAACAGAGAATCTACCATCAGAAAATATGTATATATAGAGTAGAAAGAAACTCGAAGGGCCAAATGCCATCACCAAAGAGTAACTACTAACTACCATCAGAAATGTACACAAGAAAATTTTAATGGTACGCATTctacatgtcagatgttacattcTGCATTAGAGCAATTGCTACAAAGAAATACAATATGCATTATGCAAGGAAACAATATATAGTTAAATATCGCAACTATACTGCAAGAAACAGGCCTGTTAAACAACACTGCACAAACTGGTGttttctactccctctgtcccaaaataagtgtatttgatttagtacaactttgtactaaaattGTACTAAAtcaaagacacttattttgggacggagggagtacaagccaACAAATATATCCAGTATAGAAGGTTATCAAAGATAGCCAAATAACAAAAGAAAGGAAACAGTTAAGCCCGTGTTCGATAAAAAAAACGAAAACAGTTAATCCCCAATGGTCAAGATCCCCTAGAGTTATCCCTGCTCCACCAAGTGGATTTCAGCAGCTTTTAACCTGTGATTGATTTTTATGCATTATCAACACCATGTCAGCCTTCTCTCTCCATTCAAAAGTCATGTTCCTGTTACGTATTGGACTGTGCTTGGTCCTCAAAAGAGAACTCCCAAGTGCACATCGACAACCAAAATTGCCCAACACTACAtaattttggatttttttggggggggggggggggggggggggggggggtgtttagAGTTTCCTTCTATCTTTTCACACAAACATGTGACTGGAGAAGAACGACCGCTAGAAAAGATTTTTGAAGAACCCACATCATCTCCTTATCAGCAACGTCTCGTTGGCTGCTGCAACCACTTTCTGCTGAGAATATTACTATGCTACTCGACGTCAAGTATTGAGGTGTTCAGTGATAAGAGATTTTAGTTATTCCAGATCTAAATGGTTAGAGAAGTTATGACATGGGGAGAAGACAGGGACGTGGTTCAGGCGAACAAAAGGAGTGGCTTTGGTTAATCTAAACAAAGGGCCAGGATCAATCTGCTGAAATCCACTAGATGAAATTAGGCCATCACCAAGGGCAAGCCCGCAAGTGTCAAATTTGAATCCCGTATGTCCGCGGACAGCAAAGGGTTGAGCTCCATTTGTGCTCCCCTCCAATGATGTTCCCCAATTTTATTCCCCAATTGTCCAACACATGTATATGATTGGGCGGGgatggagagaggagagagaaaaAGTAAAGAAAGAAAGTGGTCCAAGGTGGGCCGGAGCTGATATGGCAGACATGTCCGGACAACCCCATTTCTCCCGCACATATGGGGCAGGTTTGGGGAAGTCCGGACTGTCCGGACATATGGGGCTGATTTGGGGAAGCCCGTTGGGAAGGCGTTTTGTGTCTGGACAGAATCCAGACTGTTCGCCCAGACATATGGGGGAGGTTTGAGGAGTGCCCTTTGAGATGCTCTTAGGGGCCACTCCAAGGGGATATGCACCTGGCAGTACGGTGGATTAAAATTATATCAAGGATTGAAGGATATGTACTTAGTTACCCCATCAGAGTCGACTTGGATATTATTCTCAATCATAATTGCCAGCCTTAGACAATTGGCGCATAATCCCTTTGTTTGCCTTCTTCCGACTTGGACAAAGTCTATTTCTCTCCGGCAATCACAACAAACCGATTTAACCGGACAGCAGAGGCACCGATAGTATGAACGCCCTTTGCAGATACAGCATGTGTGCCAACCTGCCACATTTAGCAACCAGTAGGGTCAGTAATGAATAAAACTAATAACATTTGGGGGAATTAAAGACAGCTTGAACAGCTGAAACTACTGTTAACAAAAATCAGGGGTCATGGTATGTTAGATCCATCAGGAATTCTAAGGTATCATATTTTAGTAGACTACTGCGCCGTGTCATAGAGTGTCTGAAGGAACTAGCTAAACAGAGCAATAAAGGTAAGTAAAATTATTTCAGGTTTCACACAGCAACTTCATTCACCCACATAACCACAAGAGTTCCACAGCAATGGCAGTTGTAGCAGTGGTAAAGAAAGAACATGTAGTGATGTAGGTACTCACCACATATGAAGTCCTCGTCTGAATTGAGGAAATCGTCATCCTTTTCCACGCAATTGGGATGGTAAGCCTTGTTGCAGTTCCTGGAAAATACTGATACATATAAATATATGCTGCAAAAATGTTGGAACTCTGGAACAAAGCAATGGACTAAAACAATGTTACCACAGATTTAGCATATACTAAACCATAGTTAAAAGAGGCGCATTTAGTTGCGCTTAATGTGCGCATAACTGCACTTACGGACCGATAAAAAACAACTGTGCTTAAGTCTTTGGTCGGAAAAGTGCAAGGCAGTGGTAAAACGCACAATTAACGCCTAGCGGTTTTTTTTTTACTTTGCTAGAAACAAACTCTTTGCTAAGATATACGTATATAACTAACTAACGCGGGCAAAAGGTGAGCAGGATTTTGTACAGGACCAGGTAACCGGCTGCTGCTTCAGTAGCGCAGTTTGTTATATCTGTTATCCTAGAGAGACAAAGACCGTCGGCACACCGCACATGGATGAAAGACAGACGAAGGAGGCTCATCCCCATCCCACGAGAACTTACCGTTGCACGCGTTTACTAGACATATCGTGGTAGAATGCAGTCAGCTAGAAGAAAGCGGATGAACCAACCCAGGAACCAACGGAACTGGGTTGGTTGCCTCACACAACATGTATTGCCTCACACAAATTCAATCCACACAGCACAAAACCCATCCATTCTGAACCTACGGAACTCCACCTACGAGCCGGGTTTTTAGATCATCGACCGGCATTCCGCTTTCTCCTCAAGCTGCGGGGACAGGGCGGGAATGGACAAGAAGACGAGGGGTTCGGTCAGGCGCGAACCTGTAGTCGCAGAGGCGGAGGTGGCCGCCGTCCTTGCAGACGAAGCAGAAGTCGCCCTCCTCCCCTTCGGGCTCGGGCTCGGTCTCGGTCTCGCCCTCGCTCACCGGCCGCGGCACGCTCCCACCCGCGCCGCTACGGGGCCTCGCGGCCTTCCTCTTCCCCATCCCGCGCGCCGGCTCCGGGACGGGACGGGACGGAGGCGGGCGAAGCCGGCGGGGGAATTTAGGGATCGGGGGGCGATCAAGGTGTGGGTGGAGGGAGAATCAAGAAAATATTTGCTGCCGGAGGGGATCTTGGCGATGAGAGCGGCGGTGGAGTGGTGAGTGGACGCAGCGGGGAGAGGGGAGTGGGGTTTTAAGCGGGGGGCGGAGGTTTTCGAGGGGTCAGGGGTCTTGTTGACTGTGAGTCTGTGACTGCTGTGCGGGTGGGTGCCAGAAATGTCTCCTTCCCAAAAATGCTACACATACTCAAAAAATCTACATACTCTTAGAACATCTTCAACAGCCGCAAAACGGGCGCGCGCTAAAAATATTTTGCAGCATCGAAGtagcggcggcgcggggataggccACGGAAGCGTCGTTGGGTCACCGGAGCAAATGGGATGGCGCGGGCGGCGGCGCGAGCACCTTGATCTAGTGGTGGGTGGAAGTCGCGTGCGAGCTGTCCAGCGTGCGGGAGCGGACGCTCGAAATAAGCGGCGCGCGATGCCATTTCGTCCCGTGCGCTGAACCACTTATGTCGCGCGCGCATTTTTTGCGCCGCCGTTGGAGCGCCCGGAGCAGCCACGCGCGCGCAAAAGAGTGTCTTTTTTCAGCGCAGCGCTTATACAACGCGGTTGTTGGAGATGCTTTtactgagggatcgatagaaggtgtgtctaaaggggggtgaatagactacttgacgagattaaaatcctagccttttcccaattttatggtTCGCAattttttagcaattctaacaagtctagtgcaccctacacatgctagtcaatatatatggcagtggaaagtaaaagactttgcacatgtagtgagGAGTATAGTTtacgagatcaaacgcaaagaggttgacatggcgattttttgcatggttctgATACGTAGCgccatcgtacgtccatgttagtgcagacttcaacccacggagggtagcggctgcaagagtccacggagtGCTCCATCCACAAGGGGTTCACGAAGAAGCgtcattgtctattccaccatggattcCGCCCATGAAGGaagagcctcactcacggtagatcttcatgaagtaggcgatctccttgcccttacaaacatattggttcaactccaaaacacgaagtaggagactcccaagcgacacctaaccaatctaggaggcaccaccctccaaaaggtgatagatgcggtagaacgatgagctccttgctcttgtgattctaaagatggtctcctcaatactcaatcactctctcacataataggcatgggtaggagaaaaTTATTtgatggaaagcaacttggggaggctagagatcaagtttcaaatgaatggattggaatatctgatctcaacacatgagtaggtggttctctctcagaaaaatggatatgacaatgaagtgtgtgttctgagtgcttcctctacgaatgagaggtaggtggggtatatataggcagcatccaaaatccaaccgttacacttaAAGTGACAAACtaggtgacaccaaagtcataaagtcggtggtaccgacttgcacaaaagacagcaacttttgaatctcggtgagactgatatacacAACTTGGTAGAACcgaaaaaggtggctaacggtcagatgacccaactcggtgacaccgatacccaaactcggaaattctgattttgtgtactgtggcaacagaaggttggtcacctgaactcggtagcaccgatgcagaattGGTTGTACCAaaatggtaggtttggctagggttctgtatgGGATGAAAATCGGTAGTGCCTAATTTGGAAACTTGGTGGCTTGGGACAGAAATTttatgtgggagaatggctgagtatttttggtggctatctctaagcacttgagcaactagttAATTTTAGTACCTcattcccttttaatagtattggctttcctatggactcaaagtgatttctcacaaaatatgaaatgaagagtcttccagcttgaatcttgagccaatcatattccctttccttcatcaagggcTTCTCTTAACAAACCTTTAgacaatgctctctatggactaaacctgaaatatactaggtaaaagagttagtccaagagacaatgtatgttgtcatgaattatcaaaaccaccaagggggcatatgtgctttcaatctccccctttttggtaattgatgacaacatacaatcaaagcttcaaataaaaataggcattagaatatgacagctttgaaagatatgtgtctagtacaagctccccctaaatgtgtgtaaTCCCTTTTTTAAagaatagttgctttggaatgcatgtgcACACATAAGGTAGAAAGGACAAGATAAGTCAtgtaaatcttggctatatgcatcaaacaaatatgaatgaagaacttccatgttcaagactccctcttgcaaattaATATGTGTAAgcaacaagagatcatcatgaacaaggatatgatgcatatacttaccttgaggatcttgagcatcttagcaataggagtacacttgagaaaacagttgatagataacacaagagtataccATTGTAAAAATGCAAAGAGCCTCAAAAGcaccaagatatggagaacatatgagaAAATATGATTTGATAATAGATATGTCTCTAAgaatatttagaactttctccccttaagaatgaatatgtgattacctctccccctgaattATAACatatagatattgggagtaggtagggctaGACAAGTTCAATCCAGAAAAATATCAATAGTAAGTAGCAATACCAATTGTACAAATTTgtaactctctctctcctccttaatGGTGTTGCTCCCCCTgagtatgtaaggtttgatatatgttCCCTCTTGGAAGATCTTcccttaggtagaccttcctttaggaaccTATAtctcccctcttgatatttctcccTTCATGtaaatatttctccccctttt encodes:
- the LOC123442679 gene encoding zinc finger CCCH domain-containing protein 44-like isoform X5; translated protein: MGKRKAARPRSGAGGSVPRPVSEGETETEPEPEGEEGDFCFVCKDGGHLRLCDYRNCNKAYHPNCVEKDDDFLNSDEDFICGWHTCCICKGRSYYRCLCCPVKSVCCDCRREIDFVQVGRRQTKGLCANCLRLAIMIENNIQVDSDGERVDFSDRSTVEFLFKEYWEIINKKESLTLDNLQEAYGSLNDGPNHMSDSENSPKVKDSSDDDFLGNIDGGDDEPICPSNLNGTSNKVKPFLKQAKSKKNVYVGWGSKELIGFLESIGKDTSKSLDQFGAAEVVKEYIRQKGLLQKDKKKHVICDERLKQLFRKSNIKYNKIYSLLERHIAANDTSEDETFASSEDNSDSCMKKRTRTMTSEFTTSKGISERNKRCFASLVCDNIKLIYLRKSLVMDLLKQPEAFENKVIGCFVRVKNDPKDYSYHKPKALYQLGQVTGIRKSSEEYKVKDMSTNMLLCVSSCWSEVKISMLSEEDLGEDECEDFRLFVQKENSKRLTVAELEEKARSVHRDIVTHWIDKELKRLDKLIELANEKGWRCEKYEYIDKRQLLRSPSERQRLLEEVPRVIPDLEDNKDTKLLVAASEMSFQMNTATLEGASGERVVCSERYSEESKGANGEKAVRLTRCSKEKPRGANVRAVCLRSCSDDKYKGGNEVIAVCLRSCSEDKYEGGNDARAVCLKSYSEGASEVRAVSLESCLEENSKGANEEAACLKSCCEEKPEGANDSRAVSLSLKSCPAENSKATEGDTDTPRTRVQNQGTAGSEDNAAGDKLGASAQKQGAEAGIPTEVINIDGDEDGLAHDEGANVVVVDMDADESGNTHVAQRKTRQADMWHYRDPFGDEQGPFSIGLLDGWNEQGYFDDDFRVWRVGQSSDSAILLKDALRLKR
- the LOC123442679 gene encoding zinc finger CCCH domain-containing protein 44-like isoform X3; translated protein: MGKRKAARPRSGAGGSVPRPVSEGETETEPEPEGEEGDFCFVCKDGGHLRLCDYRNCNKAYHPNCVEKDDDFLNSDEDFICGWHTCCICKGRSYYRCLCCPVKSVCCDCRREIDFVQVGRRQTKGLCANCLRLAIMIENNIQVDSDGERVDFSDRSTVEFLFKEYWEIINKKESLTLDNLQEAYGSLNDGPNHMSDSENSPKVKDSSDDDFLGNIDGGDDEPICPSNLNGTSNKVKPFLKQAKSKKNVYVGWGSKELIGFLESIGKDTSKSLDQFGAAEVVKEYIRQKGLLQKDKKKHVICDERLKQLFRKSNIKYNKIYSLLERHIAANDTSEDETFASSEDNSDSCMKKRTRTMTSEFTTSKGISERNKRCFASLVCDNIKLIYLRKSLVMDLLKQPEAFENKVIGCFVRVKNDPKDYSYHKPKALYQLGQVTGIRKSSEEYKVKDMSTNMLLCVSSCWSEVKISMLSEEDLGEDECEDFRLFVQKENSKRLTVAELEEKARSVHRDIVTHWIDKELKRLDKLIELANEKGWRCEKYEYIDKRQLLRSPSERQRLLEEVPRVIPDLEDNKDTKLLVAASEMSFQMNTATLEGASGERVVCSERYSEESKGANGEKAVRLTRCSKEKPRGANVRAVCLRSCSDDKYKGGNEVIAVCLRSCSEDKYEGGNDARAVCLKSYSEGADEKAAHMKSFSEQKTKALFGTSVLEEIGASEVRAVSLESCLEENSKGANEEAACLKSCCEEKPEGANDSRAVSLSLKSCPAENSKATEGDTDTPRTRVQNQGTAGSEDNAAGDKLGASAQKQGAEAGIPTEVINIDGDEDGLAHDEGANVVVVDMDADESGNTHVAQRKTRQADMWHYRDPFGDEQGPFSIGLLDGWNEQGYFDDDFRVWRVGQSSDSAILLKDALRLKR